A stretch of DNA from Blastocatellia bacterium:
TTGTAGTGCAAAGAATGCGTATAAGCCAGGCAGAGTGAGCAGACCTAATGAATACAACCAATGCTGCCCGCAAATGATCCGTGCCGAGACTATCGTGAGAACACCTACCGCGACACCAATGAGGGCCTCAATCACGACTCTCTCCTTCCTTTAGACGCATAACGCTCGTGTTCAGCGGGGCCGCGCGTAACGCTGGTGGAACCCCGTGAAACTCGCTTCGCGGCCTCCGCTGGTTGCCTTTGTTAGGCGCGTCCATGCCGCCGACGCCTCGCCTCCAATAGCTCCGCCTTAAGCAGCCCACGCAACGCCGGATTACTTACTGCCTCCTCATCCCCCAGCTTCACATGCCTCAGATTCTTTCCCGTGCCCTCAAGCAGTCCTTTCGGGTCTGGCAATGACGTTCCGTGATTGAAACCTAAGTTCACACGTTCTTTGTGCGGCATGAGGAAGAACACTAATCCAGCCATCTTGTTTCCCTCCAATCCATACCTGATGACTTTCAGCACTGGGTAGACATGCTCTGACACGTCAGGCACAACGTCAAAGATCAGAGCGCGCACTCTACGTGCGATGGCCTGGATATTGGGATGGTAGGAAGAGAGTAAATCATCAAATTCTGTGCTCATCTGTTTACCTCGCAAGATTTATATAGGTGGATGCCTTATAGAGCCTAACGAACACGCATCAGCGGGGCCACGAGCGGCCATCAAAGACACCGTAAGAAGC
This window harbors:
- a CDS encoding DUF1801 domain-containing protein, yielding MSTEFDDLLSSYHPNIQAIARRVRALIFDVVPDVSEHVYPVLKVIRYGLEGNKMAGLVFFLMPHKERVNLGFNHGTSLPDPKGLLEGTGKNLRHVKLGDEEAVSNPALRGLLKAELLEARRRRHGRA